The Helianthus annuus cultivar XRQ/B chromosome 16, HanXRQr2.0-SUNRISE, whole genome shotgun sequence genome includes a window with the following:
- the LOC110916965 gene encoding uncharacterized protein LOC110916965 isoform X3, with amino-acid sequence MSLFGDDVNYNLEFRSTKDDGWYHCGVVLEHRNRLRVKFKHFDQICNDEVFSVSDFSTNDDVSKFLQRFRPESEPIGDNRCSRVSEGLMVSAACTGGNHLRKFDAVVEAVIKKKHSPEKCLCTCLLFWQHGPEEGHTTRTNLSSVYLIKSGSVDPTVLNFTKLVKEKVNRASIEFTLIPKNPYLFKGTSSNENITKPQDFGSVGHSSHDGFSAGFVILPNIVVRVKYTDGPLGSEGFFPVSDQGCEKETGNQHYLILENLETDLCPLFLIDFIHEQTLITAQAYIIPHLLSETCARAAIVVDKKTELETIYKFLNNPNHIIVSSSGRPWVLAEDKVRTGSFSTNLHGFPPMSEVQEQWDPSFISQHPPL; translated from the exons ATGTCACTCTTCGGCGATGACGTCAACTACAATCTCGAGTTCCGATCTACCAAAGACGACGGCTGGTATCACTGCGGCGTCGTTTTAGAACACCGAAACCGTCTCCGCGTAAAGTTTAAGCACTTCGATCAGATCTGCAACGATGAGGTTTTCTCCGTCTCCGATTTCTCAACAAACGACGACGTTTCGAAGTTTCTTCAGAGATTCCGGCCGGAATCCGAGCCGATCGGAGATAATCGATGCTCTAGGGTTTCTGAAGGGTTAATGGTTTCTGCTGCGTGTACTGGTGGTAATCATTTGCGTAAATTTGACGCCGTTGTTGAGGCT GTGATTAAGAAAAAACACTCGCCCGAGAAGTGTTTATGCACCTGTTTACTATTCTGGCAGCATGGTCCGGAAgaaggccatacaacaagaacaAATCTTTCTAGTGTATACCTCATTAAGTCCGGTTCTGTTGATCCCACAGTGCTCAACTTTACAAAACTTGTGAAAGAAAAAGTCAACAGGGCCTCTATCGAGTTTACTCTGATCCCCAAGAATCCATATTTGTTCAAAGGAACAAGCTCAAATGAAAATATCACTAAACCACAG GACTTTGGCTCTGTGGGACACAGTTCCCATGATGGATTCTCTGCAGGTTTTGTGATTTTACCAAACATTGTcgtaagagtaaagtacacggatggtcccttaG GCAGTGAAGGATTTTTCCCTGTAAGCGATCAGGGATGCGAGAAAGAAACCGGCAATCAGCATTATCTTATATTGGAAAACTTGGAGACAGATTTATGTCCATTGTTCCTGATCGATTTCATTCATGAACAGACATTAATCACAGCTCAAGCATACATTATTCCACATCTGTTATCAGAAACATGTGCAAGGGCAGCAATTGTTGTAGATAAGAAAACAGAACTGGAGACGATTTATAAATTTCTAAATAATCCAAATCACATTATCGTATCTTCCTCCGGAAG ACCATGGGTATTAGCTGAAGATAAGGTTAGAACTGGATCATTCAGCACAAACCTGCACGGTTTCCCGCCTATGTCCGAG GTGCAAGAACAGTGGGACCCATCTTTCATCTCACAACATCCTCCTCTGTAA
- the LOC110916965 gene encoding uncharacterized protein LOC110916965 isoform X1: MSLFGDDVNYNLEFRSTKDDGWYHCGVVLEHRNRLRVKFKHFDQICNDEVFSVSDFSTNDDVSKFLQRFRPESEPIGDNRCSRVSEGLMVSAACTGGNHLRKFDAVVEAVIKKKHSPEKCLCTCLLFWQHGPEEGHTTRTNLSSVYLIKSGSVDPTVLNFTKLVKEKVNRASIEFTLIPKNPYLFKGTSSNENITKPQDFGSVGHSSHDGFSAGFVILPNIVVRVKYTDGPLGSEGFFPVSDQGCEKETGNQHYLILENLETDLCPLFLIDFIHEQTLITAQAYIIPHLLSETCARAAIVVDKKTELETIYKFLNNPNHIIVSSSGRPWVLAEDKVRTGSFSTNLHGFPPMSEKGNMKKDLKVVKLGTEEYTKAKKQKDLYMVFRNHLNDVVQRLAMEEEIINNGPAQ, encoded by the exons ATGTCACTCTTCGGCGATGACGTCAACTACAATCTCGAGTTCCGATCTACCAAAGACGACGGCTGGTATCACTGCGGCGTCGTTTTAGAACACCGAAACCGTCTCCGCGTAAAGTTTAAGCACTTCGATCAGATCTGCAACGATGAGGTTTTCTCCGTCTCCGATTTCTCAACAAACGACGACGTTTCGAAGTTTCTTCAGAGATTCCGGCCGGAATCCGAGCCGATCGGAGATAATCGATGCTCTAGGGTTTCTGAAGGGTTAATGGTTTCTGCTGCGTGTACTGGTGGTAATCATTTGCGTAAATTTGACGCCGTTGTTGAGGCT GTGATTAAGAAAAAACACTCGCCCGAGAAGTGTTTATGCACCTGTTTACTATTCTGGCAGCATGGTCCGGAAgaaggccatacaacaagaacaAATCTTTCTAGTGTATACCTCATTAAGTCCGGTTCTGTTGATCCCACAGTGCTCAACTTTACAAAACTTGTGAAAGAAAAAGTCAACAGGGCCTCTATCGAGTTTACTCTGATCCCCAAGAATCCATATTTGTTCAAAGGAACAAGCTCAAATGAAAATATCACTAAACCACAG GACTTTGGCTCTGTGGGACACAGTTCCCATGATGGATTCTCTGCAGGTTTTGTGATTTTACCAAACATTGTcgtaagagtaaagtacacggatggtcccttaG GCAGTGAAGGATTTTTCCCTGTAAGCGATCAGGGATGCGAGAAAGAAACCGGCAATCAGCATTATCTTATATTGGAAAACTTGGAGACAGATTTATGTCCATTGTTCCTGATCGATTTCATTCATGAACAGACATTAATCACAGCTCAAGCATACATTATTCCACATCTGTTATCAGAAACATGTGCAAGGGCAGCAATTGTTGTAGATAAGAAAACAGAACTGGAGACGATTTATAAATTTCTAAATAATCCAAATCACATTATCGTATCTTCCTCCGGAAG ACCATGGGTATTAGCTGAAGATAAGGTTAGAACTGGATCATTCAGCACAAACCTGCACGGTTTCCCGCCTATGTCCGAG AAGGGGAACATGAAGAAGGATTTGAAGGTTGTTAAGTTAGGAACAGAAGAATACACAAAAgctaaaaaacaaaaagatttgTATATGGTATTTCGCAATCATCTTAATGATGTTGTACAAAGGTTAGCTATGGAGGAGGAGATCATAAACAATGGCCCAGCCCAATAA
- the LOC110916965 gene encoding uncharacterized protein LOC110916965 isoform X2 — MSLFGDDVNYNLEFRSTKDDGWYHCGVVLEHRNRLRVKFKHFDQICNDEVFSVSDFSTNDDVSKFLQRFRPESEPIGDNRCSRVSEGLMVSAACTGGNHLRKFDAVVEAVIKKKHSPEKCLCTCLLFWQHGPEEGHTTRTNLSSVYLIKSGSVDPTVLNFTKLVKEKVNRASIEFTLIPKNPYLFKGTSSNENITKPQDFGSVGHSSHDGFSAGSEGFFPVSDQGCEKETGNQHYLILENLETDLCPLFLIDFIHEQTLITAQAYIIPHLLSETCARAAIVVDKKTELETIYKFLNNPNHIIVSSSGRPWVLAEDKVRTGSFSTNLHGFPPMSEKGNMKKDLKVVKLGTEEYTKAKKQKDLYMVFRNHLNDVVQRLAMEEEIINNGPAQ, encoded by the exons ATGTCACTCTTCGGCGATGACGTCAACTACAATCTCGAGTTCCGATCTACCAAAGACGACGGCTGGTATCACTGCGGCGTCGTTTTAGAACACCGAAACCGTCTCCGCGTAAAGTTTAAGCACTTCGATCAGATCTGCAACGATGAGGTTTTCTCCGTCTCCGATTTCTCAACAAACGACGACGTTTCGAAGTTTCTTCAGAGATTCCGGCCGGAATCCGAGCCGATCGGAGATAATCGATGCTCTAGGGTTTCTGAAGGGTTAATGGTTTCTGCTGCGTGTACTGGTGGTAATCATTTGCGTAAATTTGACGCCGTTGTTGAGGCT GTGATTAAGAAAAAACACTCGCCCGAGAAGTGTTTATGCACCTGTTTACTATTCTGGCAGCATGGTCCGGAAgaaggccatacaacaagaacaAATCTTTCTAGTGTATACCTCATTAAGTCCGGTTCTGTTGATCCCACAGTGCTCAACTTTACAAAACTTGTGAAAGAAAAAGTCAACAGGGCCTCTATCGAGTTTACTCTGATCCCCAAGAATCCATATTTGTTCAAAGGAACAAGCTCAAATGAAAATATCACTAAACCACAG GACTTTGGCTCTGTGGGACACAGTTCCCATGATGGATTCTCTGCAG GCAGTGAAGGATTTTTCCCTGTAAGCGATCAGGGATGCGAGAAAGAAACCGGCAATCAGCATTATCTTATATTGGAAAACTTGGAGACAGATTTATGTCCATTGTTCCTGATCGATTTCATTCATGAACAGACATTAATCACAGCTCAAGCATACATTATTCCACATCTGTTATCAGAAACATGTGCAAGGGCAGCAATTGTTGTAGATAAGAAAACAGAACTGGAGACGATTTATAAATTTCTAAATAATCCAAATCACATTATCGTATCTTCCTCCGGAAG ACCATGGGTATTAGCTGAAGATAAGGTTAGAACTGGATCATTCAGCACAAACCTGCACGGTTTCCCGCCTATGTCCGAG AAGGGGAACATGAAGAAGGATTTGAAGGTTGTTAAGTTAGGAACAGAAGAATACACAAAAgctaaaaaacaaaaagatttgTATATGGTATTTCGCAATCATCTTAATGATGTTGTACAAAGGTTAGCTATGGAGGAGGAGATCATAAACAATGGCCCAGCCCAATAA